From the genome of Thiobacter sp. AK1, one region includes:
- a CDS encoding MFS transporter — translation MTDSERMSAFELKSAVSLASIYGLRMLGMFLILPVFVFYAEHELAANHTQAGLALGIYGLTQAALQLPFGMASDRWGRKRVIYFGLALFALGSFIAAISHDIRLTILGRAIQGSGAISAAVTALLADLTREEHRTKAMAMIGGTIGVTFAVSLIAGPAFYHWIGVPGIFAMTGVLALLAMAVVRFVVPNPRITRFHSDTEATPARLKDVLKNVELLRLNFGIFALHAAQMALFVVIPLALKKAGNIDQNHHWMIYLPIMVLSFVLMVPAIIYGEKKFKLKEIFVAAIALMLVTQLFLAGLIDDFRALLVLLTAYFVSFNLLEATLPSLISKIAPASAKGTAIGVYNAAQSFGMFLGGAMGGALSQHYGPSAVFLFCSLLIGIWLIAASRMQRPPAVRTRLFHVREMEPVQAAELARRLAALGGVAEAVVVGEEGVAILKVDQRGWDEAGVMKLIEEEREHGVSQ, via the coding sequence ATGACCGATAGCGAACGCATGTCTGCCTTCGAGCTGAAGTCGGCAGTGAGTCTCGCCAGCATCTACGGGCTGCGCATGTTGGGTATGTTCCTCATCCTGCCCGTGTTCGTGTTCTATGCGGAGCACGAACTGGCGGCGAACCACACCCAGGCGGGGCTTGCGTTAGGTATCTATGGTCTCACCCAGGCCGCGCTGCAACTGCCCTTCGGCATGGCCTCGGACCGCTGGGGACGCAAGCGGGTGATCTACTTCGGGCTCGCCCTATTCGCTCTGGGCAGCTTCATCGCAGCTATCTCCCATGACATACGCCTCACCATCCTAGGACGCGCCATCCAGGGTTCAGGCGCCATTTCCGCAGCCGTCACGGCCTTGCTCGCCGACCTCACCCGGGAGGAACACCGCACCAAAGCGATGGCCATGATTGGCGGCACCATTGGCGTCACCTTCGCCGTCTCCCTGATCGCCGGCCCGGCCTTCTACCACTGGATCGGCGTGCCAGGCATCTTCGCCATGACCGGTGTGCTCGCCCTGCTGGCCATGGCCGTGGTGCGCTTCGTCGTGCCCAATCCTCGCATCACGCGCTTCCACTCCGACACCGAGGCCACCCCTGCTCGGCTCAAGGACGTGCTGAAAAACGTGGAGCTGTTGCGCCTCAACTTTGGCATCTTTGCCCTGCATGCCGCGCAGATGGCGCTGTTCGTGGTGATTCCCTTGGCCCTCAAGAAGGCCGGCAACATCGACCAAAATCACCACTGGATGATCTATCTGCCCATCATGGTGCTGTCCTTCGTGCTCATGGTGCCGGCGATCATATACGGCGAGAAAAAGTTCAAGCTCAAGGAAATCTTCGTCGCTGCCATCGCCCTGATGCTGGTCACGCAACTATTCCTCGCGGGCTTGATCGACGACTTCCGAGCGCTGCTCGTCTTGCTCACCGCCTACTTCGTCTCTTTCAACCTGCTGGAAGCTACCCTGCCTTCCCTCATTTCCAAGATCGCTCCGGCTTCGGCCAAGGGCACGGCAATCGGGGTGTATAATGCTGCCCAATCCTTTGGCATGTTCCTCGGCGGCGCGATGGGCGGTGCCCTCTCTCAGCATTATGGCCCTTCCGCTGTGTTCCTGTTCTGCAGCCTGCTGATCGGCATTTGGCTGATCGCTGCCAGTCGCATGCAGCGTCCTCCCGCGGTGCGCACCCGCTTGTTCCACGTGCGGGAGATGGAGCCCGTGCAAGCCGCCGAGCTGGCCCGGCGCCTGGCTGCGCTGGGGGGCGTGGCGGAAGCCGTGGTGGTGGGCGAGGAAGGCGTGGCCATCCTCAAGGTGGACCAGCGCGGTTGGGATGAAGCGGGCGTGATGAAATTGATCGAGGAGGAACGAGAGCATGGCGTCAGTCAATAA
- a CDS encoding glutaredoxin family protein, whose protein sequence is MRSLLVLFFFAAAAVSAGELYRWVDREGRVHYSDAPPPPNARQVEEKRMPTNTASGGDLPYATRRAAAAFPVTLFVSDCGDPCNQARAHLSRRGIPYTVRNPAANQADAEALSKLVGSPQVPVLVVGKRRLTGYDAAAWDVALDAAGYPKSRPHGYKEPPLPKDAPAATQPAP, encoded by the coding sequence ATGCGATCCTTGCTTGTTCTCTTCTTTTTCGCAGCGGCTGCGGTCAGCGCCGGCGAGCTCTACCGCTGGGTGGACCGCGAAGGCCGCGTGCATTACAGCGACGCCCCGCCGCCCCCCAACGCACGCCAGGTGGAAGAAAAGCGCATGCCCACCAACACGGCCTCGGGGGGCGACCTGCCCTATGCCACCCGGCGCGCCGCCGCAGCCTTTCCCGTTACCCTGTTCGTCTCCGACTGCGGCGACCCCTGCAACCAGGCACGTGCCCATCTGAGCCGGCGGGGGATTCCCTACACCGTGCGCAATCCGGCGGCCAACCAGGCGGATGCCGAGGCCCTCTCCAAGCTGGTGGGCTCGCCCCAGGTGCCGGTGCTGGTGGTGGGCAAGCGCCGGCTCACGGGCTATGACGCCGCGGCCTGGGACGTCGCCCTGGACGCCGCCGGCTACCCGAAGAGCCGACCCCACGGCTACAAGGAACCGCCCCTACCCAAGGACGCCCCAGCCGCCACCCAGCCGGCCCCTTGA
- the ssb gene encoding single-stranded DNA-binding protein, with protein sequence MASVNKVILIGNLGADPEVRYMPSGDAITSIRVATTDTWKDKNGEKQERTEWHRVVFFGKTAEIAGEYLKKGSQVYVEGRLQTRKWQDKDGQDRYTTEIVADRMQMLGSRGAAGGASLEAQDRPPAAAQAAASKPAKKGGDFEDFEDDIPF encoded by the coding sequence ATGGCGTCAGTCAATAAAGTCATCCTGATCGGCAACCTGGGAGCCGATCCGGAAGTGCGCTACATGCCCAGCGGCGATGCCATCACCAGCATCCGGGTGGCCACCACCGACACCTGGAAGGACAAGAACGGCGAGAAGCAGGAACGCACCGAGTGGCACCGGGTCGTATTTTTCGGCAAGACCGCCGAGATCGCGGGTGAGTATTTGAAGAAAGGCAGCCAGGTCTATGTCGAGGGCCGGCTGCAAACCCGCAAGTGGCAAGACAAAGATGGGCAAGACCGCTACACGACCGAGATCGTCGCCGACCGCATGCAGATGCTGGGCTCGCGCGGCGCGGCCGGCGGCGCAAGCCTTGAGGCGCAAGACCGTCCGCCAGCGGCGGCCCAGGCCGCTGCCAGCAAGCCCGCGAAAAAAGGCGGTGACTTCGAGGACTTCGAGGACGACATTCCCTTCTAG
- the xth gene encoding exodeoxyribonuclease III: MKIATWNVNSLKVRLPQLLDWLERAAPHVVCLQETKLEDHAFPVKALQEAGYESVFAGQKTYNGVAILSRTPQSDVSVGIPGFSDDQKRVLASTIAGIRFVCLYVPNGQAVGSDKYAYKLKWLAALAQWLRLELARHPNMALLGDFNIAPEPRDVHDPALWEGHVLFSEPERAAFRDLLALGFKDAFRLFEQPEKSFTWWDYRMMAFRRNHGLRIDHILLSEPLARSCASCSIERELRKLERPSDHAPVIAELKT, encoded by the coding sequence ATGAAGATCGCCACCTGGAATGTCAACTCCCTCAAGGTTCGCCTGCCCCAGTTGTTGGACTGGCTCGAGCGCGCGGCCCCGCACGTCGTCTGCCTGCAGGAAACCAAGCTGGAGGATCATGCCTTTCCCGTAAAGGCTCTGCAGGAGGCCGGCTACGAGTCGGTGTTCGCCGGCCAGAAGACTTACAACGGCGTGGCCATCTTGAGCCGCACGCCCCAGTCCGACGTCAGCGTCGGCATCCCGGGCTTTAGCGACGACCAGAAGCGGGTGCTGGCGAGCACGATAGCAGGCATCCGCTTCGTCTGCCTGTACGTGCCCAACGGTCAGGCGGTGGGCTCCGACAAGTATGCCTACAAGCTAAAATGGCTCGCGGCCCTCGCCCAGTGGCTGCGCCTGGAATTGGCACGCCACCCGAACATGGCCCTGCTAGGCGATTTCAACATCGCGCCGGAGCCGCGGGACGTGCATGACCCAGCCCTGTGGGAAGGCCATGTCCTATTCTCCGAGCCGGAGCGGGCCGCTTTCCGCGATCTTCTGGCGCTGGGTTTCAAGGACGCCTTCCGGCTGTTCGAGCAGCCCGAAAAGTCCTTCACCTGGTGGGACTACCGGATGATGGCCTTCCGCCGAAACCATGGGCTGCGCATCGACCACATCCTCCTGTCGGAACCCTTGGCGCGAAGCTGCGCGAGCTGCAGCATCGAGCGCGAGCTGCGCAAGCTGGAACGTCCCTCCGACCACGCCCCGGTGATCGCCGAACTCAAGACTTAG
- a CDS encoding nitroreductase family protein, translating into MDVRTAIEMRRSIKGFDPQHRMTEEEIETLMGLTILSPTAFNIQHWRFVLVRDPVLRTEIRKLAWDQPQVTDASLLVILCADLKAWQKDPARYWRNAPEAVRDFVVPAIHQYYAGREQVERDEAMRSCGLAGMTLMLAAKEMGYDTCPMDGFDFEAVARLIKLPRDHVISFMIAVGKAVKEPWPRGGQLPLSEVLITDRFGG; encoded by the coding sequence ATGGACGTCCGCACCGCCATCGAAATGCGCCGCTCCATCAAGGGCTTCGACCCCCAGCACCGCATGACGGAGGAGGAGATCGAAACCCTGATGGGGCTCACCATCCTCTCCCCCACAGCCTTCAACATCCAGCACTGGCGCTTCGTGCTGGTGCGCGACCCGGTGCTCCGGACTGAGATTCGCAAGCTGGCCTGGGACCAGCCCCAAGTGACGGATGCCTCGCTGCTCGTCATCCTGTGTGCGGACCTCAAGGCCTGGCAGAAGGACCCCGCGCGCTATTGGCGCAACGCCCCTGAAGCAGTCCGAGACTTCGTCGTCCCCGCCATCCACCAGTATTACGCGGGCCGCGAGCAAGTGGAGCGGGACGAAGCCATGCGATCCTGCGGCCTGGCGGGCATGACCCTGATGCTGGCGGCCAAGGAAATGGGCTATGACACCTGCCCCATGGACGGTTTCGATTTCGAGGCCGTGGCGCGGCTCATCAAGCTGCCGCGGGACCACGTGATTTCCTTCATGATCGCCGTGGGCAAGGCCGTGAAGGAACCCTGGCCGCGTGGCGGACAACTTCCCCTGTCGGAAGTGCTCATCACCGATCGTTTTGGAGGCTGA
- the folE gene encoding GTP cyclohydrolase I FolE — MVLCCADEAPVPRPPGIGIPQLRPFDGAAFERAVTDLLLAAGIDPASPHTGKTARRVRELWEKRLLGGYGLDPAQALGEGFADPRDDMVVVRGIAIHGVCPHHLVPFRGLAHVAYVPGGRLHGFGRIARMVDAIGHRFTYQEWMTRDIAEALVVHGHAKGAACVIEAEQLCLLLGEDRRGDERVYTQAFEGVFRNSDQLRNEFLRALDARRP; from the coding sequence ATGGTCCTCTGCTGTGCCGACGAGGCGCCGGTTCCACGCCCGCCTGGCATCGGCATTCCCCAGCTACGCCCCTTCGATGGTGCCGCCTTCGAACGCGCGGTCACCGATCTACTCCTCGCCGCCGGCATCGACCCCGCTTCCCCGCACACGGGCAAGACGGCCAGACGCGTGCGCGAATTGTGGGAAAAGCGCCTGCTCGGTGGCTACGGCCTGGATCCTGCCCAAGCGCTCGGTGAAGGCTTTGCCGACCCCCGCGACGACATGGTGGTGGTGCGCGGCATCGCCATCCATGGCGTCTGTCCCCATCACCTCGTGCCTTTCCGTGGCCTCGCCCATGTGGCCTATGTGCCGGGCGGGCGCCTGCACGGCTTCGGGCGTATCGCCCGCATGGTGGACGCTATCGGCCACCGCTTCACCTATCAGGAATGGATGACCCGCGACATCGCCGAAGCGCTGGTGGTACATGGCCACGCCAAGGGCGCGGCCTGCGTGATCGAGGCCGAGCAGCTCTGCCTGCTGCTAGGCGAAGATCGGCGCGGTGACGAACGCGTCTATACGCAAGCGTTCGAAGGCGTGTTCCGCAACAGCGATCAGTTGCGCAACGAATTCCTGCGCGCGCTGGACGCCCGCCGACCCTGA
- a CDS encoding HDOD domain-containing protein — protein sequence MIERPLKDVTAWVQYFEQVDVPVLKRTVETLAHFQAHEDDLDARELADAIMHDPLMTLRVLRFLQVHHSRRVSREITTIAHALMMVGTTPFFQHFSKLPVVEDVLKDQVAGLTGLRRAMSRARHAALFAQDWAVLRHDIESDEVMIAALLRDLAEMLMWCFAPRLMMTVRALMQREKGMRSADAQKRVLGFRGIELQLALVRAWHLPQLLQTLMDEDHADHPRVKNVALAVRLSRHLANGWDDPALPDDYRDIAEFLHLPEEAVRARILKTALLAARSWTWYGVPPVAAGLPLIAAAKS from the coding sequence ATGATCGAGCGGCCTCTCAAGGATGTCACCGCCTGGGTGCAGTATTTCGAACAGGTGGACGTGCCGGTGCTGAAACGCACCGTGGAGACGCTCGCCCATTTCCAGGCCCATGAGGATGATCTGGATGCGCGGGAGCTGGCCGATGCGATCATGCACGATCCCCTGATGACCCTGCGGGTGCTGCGCTTCCTGCAAGTGCACCACAGCCGGCGCGTAAGCCGCGAGATCACCACTATCGCCCATGCGCTCATGATGGTGGGCACCACGCCCTTCTTCCAGCATTTCTCGAAGCTACCGGTGGTGGAAGATGTGCTCAAGGATCAGGTGGCGGGGCTCACCGGATTGCGCCGCGCCATGAGCCGCGCGCGGCATGCGGCGCTGTTTGCCCAGGATTGGGCGGTGCTGCGCCACGACATCGAGTCGGACGAGGTGATGATCGCGGCCCTGCTACGGGATCTGGCGGAGATGCTCATGTGGTGTTTCGCGCCGCGTCTGATGATGACGGTACGAGCGCTGATGCAGCGGGAGAAGGGAATGCGTAGCGCTGATGCGCAGAAGCGGGTGTTGGGCTTTCGCGGTATCGAGCTGCAGCTGGCATTGGTCCGTGCCTGGCATCTGCCGCAGCTTTTGCAGACCCTGATGGATGAGGACCACGCCGATCATCCGCGGGTGAAGAACGTGGCCCTGGCGGTGCGGCTTTCGCGGCATCTCGCCAATGGCTGGGATGATCCGGCGCTGCCGGACGATTATCGGGACATCGCCGAGTTCCTCCACCTGCCGGAGGAAGCGGTGCGCGCACGCATCCTCAAGACCGCGCTGTTGGCGGCGCGCAGCTGGACCTGGTATGGGGTACCTCCGGTCGCGGCGGGCCTGCCCCTGATCGCGGCCGCTAAGTCTTGA
- a CDS encoding hydantoinase B/oxoprolinase family protein: MQSGRWEFWIDRGGTFTDIVARRPDGTLVTHKLLSENPRQYRDAALAGIRQLMGLTPDAPLPQEAIGALKMGTTLGTNALLTRRGARVALVITAGFGDALIIGDQSRPDIFALRIERPAPLFERVIEARERVAASGEVVVPLDEAQLADELKEARAAGIEAVAIVFAHGYRHPAHEARAARIARALGFCHVAVSHEVSPVIKLVARGDTTLVDAYLTPVLAHYVASIRTALPKTQVLFMQSHGGLVQAEAFRGRDCLLSGPAGGIAGAVKTAAQAGLAKLITFDMGGTSTDVAHYDGQLERGFETEVAGYRVRVPMLAIHTVAAGGGSILHFDGRRLLVGPDSAGGKPGPACYRNGGPLTVTDANLFLGRLQARYFPRVFGPDGDGPLDEDVVRRGFAALAERVSASGTTRNPEAVAEGFLAVAVENMAQAIRRITLERGHDPAEYTLCCFGGAGGQLVCRVADALGMTRVFLHPLAGVLSAYGMGLADQRLVLERAVEVKLEEAILPELGNTIATLAQRGRDALAEQGVQAVRILSEAQLALKYAGTDTTLPVAWGTLSAMRAAFEAAYRRLFGFVETDAPIQVEAVRVEVVGEVPPPALAVAAPAGNGRAHANARLYTDGRWQTVPLYSREDLCAGQHIAGPALLIEPTSTLVIEAGWQVAVGMGGELMLTRVASRQDGGGAPALSGPDPVALELFNRRFMAIAEEMGVALKQTAHSVNIKERLDFSCAIFNRRGELIANAPHIPVHLGSMGDAVCAVRERFATSMRPGQVFLINSPYHGGTHLPDITVVTPVWDDEGREVWFYTASRGHHADVGGITPGSMPPTSRRIEEEGVWTPGLTIVADGRFLEEDVRAWLTGASYPARDPAQNLADLKAQIAANEKGAQKLRALVARHGLEMVEAYMEHTLDLGEAAVREAIAGLNCGRFELMMDSGARIVVSITIDRARGEAMIDFTGTSRQQPDNFNAPASIVRAAVLYVFRTLVRRAIPLNAGCLRPLTLRIPAGSLLDPRPPAAVVAGNVETSQAIVDALLSALGVLAASQGTMNNLSFGDDKRQYYETICGGAGAGPDFDGAHAVQTHMTNSRMTDLEVLENRFPVRVETFAIRRGSGGVGRNRGGDGVLRRIRFLAPMQAAILSQRRGIPPFGLAGGGAGRVGENRLIRADGQVVTLAACAEVSVAAGDCLEIATPGGGGYGLCAGE, from the coding sequence ATGCAAAGCGGACGCTGGGAATTCTGGATCGACCGCGGCGGCACCTTCACCGACATCGTCGCGCGCCGTCCCGATGGCACCCTGGTGACTCACAAGCTTCTGTCCGAGAACCCGCGCCAGTACCGCGACGCGGCCTTGGCGGGGATCCGCCAGCTGATGGGCCTCACGCCGGATGCGCCCCTGCCCCAGGAGGCCATCGGCGCGCTCAAGATGGGTACCACCCTGGGCACCAATGCCCTGCTCACGCGGCGCGGGGCGCGGGTGGCACTGGTGATCACGGCGGGTTTCGGCGATGCCCTCATCATTGGCGACCAGAGCCGGCCCGACATTTTCGCCCTGCGCATCGAGCGGCCAGCGCCCCTGTTTGAGCGGGTGATCGAGGCTCGGGAGCGTGTGGCGGCCAGCGGGGAGGTGGTCGTGCCCCTGGACGAAGCGCAACTCGCCGACGAGCTCAAAGAGGCGCGCGCGGCGGGCATCGAGGCGGTGGCCATTGTATTCGCCCATGGCTATCGCCATCCCGCGCATGAGGCCCGCGCCGCCCGCATTGCCCGGGCGCTGGGCTTTTGCCATGTGGCGGTGTCCCATGAGGTGAGTCCCGTGATCAAGCTGGTGGCACGCGGCGACACCACACTAGTGGACGCCTATCTGACGCCGGTGCTCGCCCACTACGTGGCGAGCATACGCACCGCCCTGCCAAAGACACAGGTGCTGTTCATGCAATCCCATGGCGGACTCGTTCAGGCGGAAGCCTTCCGTGGTCGGGACTGCTTGTTGTCGGGGCCGGCGGGGGGCATCGCCGGGGCAGTGAAAACCGCGGCCCAGGCGGGTCTGGCCAAACTCATCACCTTCGACATGGGGGGCACCTCCACCGATGTGGCCCATTACGACGGGCAGTTGGAACGTGGTTTCGAAACGGAAGTGGCCGGCTACCGGGTGCGGGTACCCATGTTGGCGATCCACACGGTGGCGGCGGGGGGCGGTTCCATCCTGCATTTCGATGGCCGACGCCTTCTGGTGGGCCCGGATTCCGCGGGTGGGAAGCCCGGTCCCGCCTGCTACCGGAACGGCGGCCCGCTGACGGTGACCGACGCCAACTTGTTCCTCGGGCGGCTGCAAGCGCGCTATTTCCCCCGGGTGTTCGGGCCGGACGGTGATGGGCCCTTAGACGAGGACGTGGTGCGCCGGGGCTTCGCGGCCCTCGCCGAACGGGTGAGTGCCAGTGGCACTACGCGCAATCCCGAAGCAGTGGCCGAGGGTTTTCTCGCGGTGGCGGTGGAGAACATGGCCCAGGCGATTCGACGCATCACCCTGGAGCGGGGCCATGATCCCGCTGAGTACACCCTGTGCTGCTTCGGGGGCGCAGGGGGTCAGCTGGTTTGCCGGGTGGCAGATGCGCTGGGGATGACCCGCGTTTTCCTGCATCCCTTGGCCGGGGTGCTCTCCGCCTATGGCATGGGGTTGGCGGACCAGCGCCTCGTGCTGGAGCGAGCGGTGGAAGTGAAGCTTGAAGAAGCCATACTGCCTGAGCTTGGCAACACGATCGCCACCCTGGCGCAGCGGGGCCGGGACGCGCTCGCAGAGCAGGGCGTACAAGCTGTTCGCATCCTGAGCGAGGCGCAGCTCGCCCTCAAGTATGCCGGCACCGACACTACCCTGCCGGTGGCCTGGGGAACGCTTTCTGCCATGCGCGCGGCCTTCGAGGCGGCTTATCGGCGGCTGTTCGGTTTCGTTGAGACTGACGCCCCCATCCAGGTGGAGGCGGTGCGGGTGGAAGTGGTGGGCGAAGTGCCGCCGCCCGCGCTGGCGGTGGCAGCGCCGGCGGGCAACGGTCGCGCCCATGCAAACGCCCGTCTTTACACGGACGGGCGCTGGCAGACGGTGCCTCTCTACTCTCGAGAAGACCTTTGTGCCGGGCAGCACATCGCGGGGCCGGCACTTTTGATCGAACCCACTTCCACCCTGGTGATCGAGGCGGGTTGGCAGGTCGCGGTGGGGATGGGGGGCGAACTTATGCTGACGCGCGTGGCGAGTCGGCAAGACGGTGGTGGCGCGCCTGCCCTGAGCGGCCCTGATCCGGTGGCGCTGGAACTCTTCAACCGGCGCTTCATGGCCATCGCCGAAGAGATGGGGGTGGCGCTCAAGCAAACCGCCCATTCGGTGAACATCAAGGAACGGCTGGATTTCTCCTGTGCCATCTTCAACCGCAGAGGCGAACTGATCGCCAACGCCCCTCACATTCCGGTGCATCTGGGCTCCATGGGGGATGCTGTGTGTGCGGTGCGGGAACGCTTTGCCACCAGCATGCGTCCGGGGCAAGTGTTCCTAATCAACTCGCCCTACCACGGCGGCACCCACCTGCCGGACATCACTGTGGTCACGCCGGTATGGGACGATGAGGGGCGAGAAGTGTGGTTCTACACCGCTTCCCGTGGCCATCATGCCGACGTGGGCGGGATTACGCCCGGCTCCATGCCGCCGACGAGCCGCAGAATCGAGGAGGAAGGCGTGTGGACGCCGGGCCTGACCATCGTCGCCGATGGCCGTTTCTTGGAGGAGGACGTGCGGGCCTGGCTCACCGGCGCGTCCTATCCCGCGCGCGATCCGGCGCAAAACCTGGCGGATCTCAAGGCGCAAATCGCCGCCAACGAGAAGGGCGCGCAAAAGTTGCGGGCGCTGGTGGCACGCCATGGGCTGGAAATGGTCGAGGCCTACATGGAGCACACCCTGGACCTGGGCGAGGCGGCGGTGCGCGAAGCCATTGCTGGGCTCAATTGCGGCCGTTTTGAACTCATGATGGACAGCGGCGCGCGCATCGTCGTGAGTATCACCATCGACCGAGCGCGAGGCGAGGCGATGATCGACTTCACCGGTACTTCGCGCCAGCAACCGGACAATTTCAACGCGCCCGCCTCGATCGTGCGCGCGGCGGTGCTCTATGTGTTCCGTACCCTGGTGCGCCGCGCCATTCCCTTGAACGCAGGCTGCCTGCGGCCGCTGACGCTGCGCATCCCGGCGGGTTCCCTGCTTGATCCGCGTCCGCCCGCGGCGGTGGTGGCGGGCAACGTGGAGACCTCCCAGGCCATCGTCGATGCGTTGCTTAGCGCCTTGGGCGTGCTTGCCGCTTCCCAGGGCACCATGAACAACCTGAGCTTTGGTGATGACAAGCGCCAGTATTACGAAACCATCTGCGGCGGGGCCGGTGCGGGCCCCGATTTCGACGGCGCGCATGCGGTGCAGACCCACATGACCAATTCCCGTATGACGGACCTGGAAGTGCTGGAAAACCGCTTCCCGGTGCGGGTGGAAACCTTTGCCATCCGCCGCGGAAGCGGCGGCGTGGGACGCAATCGGGGTGGCGATGGCGTGTTGCGACGCATCCGCTTTCTTGCCCCCATGCAGGCGGCGATTCTTTCCCAGCGCCGGGGCATCCCGCCCTTTGGCCTCGCCGGTGGCGGTGCGGGACGGGTGGGAGAGAACCGTTTGATCCGCGCCGATGGCCAGGTGGTGACGCTTGCGGCCTGCGCCGAGGTGAGTGTCGCCGCGGGTGATTGCTTGGAAATTGCCACGCCAGGCGGCGGGGGCTATGGCCTATGCGCGGGCGAATGA
- a CDS encoding SH3 domain-containing protein → MRCIVLALLLSVAPSLWAIEAKVAPGSHVNLRADKTEGARVVRVLPPAAPIEVLETEGSLAHVRTQTGETGWLPLRLLVVAPAPLPASPQSAPHPAPAEPLSPGEPSTPKAAPQEAKRAFPQVWVAGGLGFLLGALVGIGVHEAYYRKRLNGLRI, encoded by the coding sequence ATGCGGTGCATTGTCCTTGCCCTGCTTTTGAGCGTCGCCCCGAGCCTGTGGGCTATAGAGGCCAAGGTCGCGCCAGGCAGCCATGTGAATCTACGAGCCGACAAGACGGAAGGGGCTCGCGTCGTGCGCGTGCTGCCACCGGCCGCGCCCATCGAGGTACTGGAAACCGAAGGCTCCCTCGCCCACGTGCGCACCCAGACTGGGGAGACGGGCTGGCTGCCCCTGCGCCTGCTGGTGGTTGCGCCTGCGCCCCTGCCGGCGAGCCCGCAGTCCGCGCCCCACCCGGCCCCTGCCGAGCCCCTGTCCCCTGGCGAGCCAAGCACGCCCAAGGCCGCGCCGCAAGAGGCGAAAAGGGCTTTCCCCCAGGTTTGGGTGGCGGGTGGACTCGGCTTCCTGCTGGGCGCCCTGGTGGGCATCGGCGTCCATGAAGCGTATTATCGGAAGCGTCTAAACGGACTCCGCATTTGA